GTTGTGTGCGGTGGGCCAAAAGCCCACCTGCCTCCGGCGTTCGCTCGGTGATCGCGCACCGATCGACCGTCGACGCAGGAACTGCCTGCACGGTCCGGCTACAGAGACTACCTGCACGGTTCGGCCTCAGGGACCGCCTGTGGTCAATCGAATGACCGTTTCGATTGCGACAACAGTTCGTAGTAGGCCACCGCGAGCACGGCCCGCCCGTCGCGAATCGTTCCCTCTCGCACGGACTCGAGAAACGTCTCGTAGTCCATCGACGACGCACGAATACTCTCGTCGTGGTCTAGCCGCTGCTCGCTCGCCGGCTCACAGCCCCGGGCCAGAAAGAAGTGGACGACCGAGTCGGCGAGGCCGTTCGCGGGTTCGACGGTGAGCAGCGCCTCGAGCGTCTCGGCCCGGTAGCCGGTTTCCTCGGCGAGTTCGCGGCGGGCCGCGGCCTCGAGATCGTCGTCATCGGGTTCGGTGGTCCCGACGGGCAACCCGCGGCTAACCCGGGAGACCGCCTGGCGCCACTCCTCGATGCAGACGACCTGCCCGTCGTCGGTCAGGGGAAGAATGCAGACGCTCGCTGGTTCGGAAAGGTAATCGAAATCGGTTTCGCTGCCGTCGGGGAGCCGTACGGTCTGAGTAACGACGTCGAAGCCCGGACAGGAGTAGGCTACGTCAGAGTCGACGGTCTCCCAGGAGAGGGGATCAGTCGGCATACCCGCCAGTATGGGCGTCTTGGGCAAAAACGTCCGGTCCCATCCCGACTCGAGTCGAGGTCGGTCGAACGGGTCGTCCGGTCCCTGCCGCTACGCCGTCGCTACGCCCTCCGTTCCGCAGACGTACCCGCTCTATAACAAAGCCACAGATCGGTGAAGGTTCGTTTTCAGAGGGTGATCCATGGATCAACTAACAGGCTTCCAACGCGACTTGCTGTACGTCATCGCCGGGATGGACCGTCCGTCGGGACAGCAAATTCTCGACGACATCAACGAGTACATCGATCAGCCGGTGACACACGGCCGGCTCTATCCGAACCTCGATACGCTCGTCGAACGCGAACTGGTCGAGAAGGGACAGCTCGACCGGCGGACGAACTACTACGCGCTCACCCCCAAGGGACGGCGCGTCCTGGAGCGGCGCCAGAAGTGGGTACAGCGATACGTCGACGTCTAGGCGTCGGCGCCGGACGGTTGACACGGCCGACAGGCAGGGATGCGCTGCGTGCGCTTCCCTGACCGAGTTGCGTCACGTCGGCTGACTTCTTCTGTCGAAGACGAGTGTGGGTTCAGGGGTCAGATTCGCTGGTACTGTAGGTTTTGTCGGTACTGCTTGTTCCGTCGGTACTGGTGGTTCAATTGGATTCGGCTCCGTCGGTACCGCTCGTTCCGTTGGGTTAATCCCTGTTGGTGTCGTCCTGGGGGGCGCCATCGCCATCGTCATCGCCATCGTCGGCGCCACCATCGGTTTCGTCCATCCCGGCTTCGTCGCCATTGTCACCCCTGTCGGAATCGTCGTCATCACCTGGCGCTCGCTCTCCCGACTCCGGTTCCGATCCTGGTTCCGGCTCCACCTCCGACTCCTCGAGCGCTGCCGGCCCGTCCTCGGTCAACTGCACCGTGAACGCGCGATCGGGCCGGTCGGTATCGGTATCGGGGTCGAGGAATCCCTCCGCGAACGCCGTGTAGGCCGTATTCGCCTCGAGTTCGACGGTGACGGTGGCAACGGCGTCCTGACTTTGGTCGGTGCGATTCTCGCCGTCGGCTGACGTCTCCTCATCGTTTGTCGTCTCCTCATCGTCCGACGGCTCCTCACCATCCGACGTCTCCGACTCGCCACCCCTCGCTTCGCCGCCGCCCGCAGACACACCGCTCGCCCCGTTACCGGCCGCCGCAGGCACCACCTCGAGGGTGTACGAACCCGACGGGAGAGCGACGTAGTTCGTCCCCCGGCCGAAGGCCACACCGTCGAACACCGCCCGTTCGCTCTCGGCGTCGCGCACGTCGACCGCCGGTGCGTCGGGGGCGGCGTGAACGAGCCGAAGCAGCGCCGATCCGGCATCGGACAGCAACTCCACTCGGACCGCTTCCTCCGGAGCGTCCAGGACGGCGATCGTGTAGAACGCCGTCTCGAGCGCGATGGATTCGTCGTAGAAGACGGTCTCCTCGTCGCCGGTCGCTGTGATCGTGACGTCGTGAGTGCCGGGTTCGACGACGAAGTACGGCGTCGTCCGCTCGGAAGCGATCCCAGAAACGATCGACTCCCCGTCGACGGCGACGTCGACGCTCGGTGCGCCGGGCGCGAGGTGAGTGACGCGAACGGCCGTTAACGGTGTGTCCGACTCGTCTTCGTGCTCGTGGTCGTTCACTGTGAAGACGGGGTCGTGCTCGCCCTCGGACCCCGCGATCTGGATCGAGCGGCCCGCGCCGTCGAGCGACTCGAGTGCCGTGGGTCGTGTCCTGGTCATGCGATCGAATTCGTGAGTGCCGACCGGATAAAGCGCCCAGTCGGTTGTGGCGCCCGTGGTCCGGTTTACTCGCGAGCGGCGCGTGTAGGGTGACGATACCGCGCGGAAAGCACTCCGTACACCGATGGAGACGACGGAGCGATGGACCGCGGGATGCTGATTCGACCGCCGTCGACCACGACATTCGCCTTCGATCAACGTCGAATACTGTCGGTCGAGTTGAAACAGCATTCACAATATGCCGTCGTATTTTCCATTGGCGGCAATACCAATCATTTTACTAATGATTGAATTTCTTACAG
This region of Natronosalvus halobius genomic DNA includes:
- a CDS encoding PadR family transcriptional regulator, with the protein product MDQLTGFQRDLLYVIAGMDRPSGQQILDDINEYIDQPVTHGRLYPNLDTLVERELVEKGQLDRRTNYYALTPKGRRVLERRQKWVQRYVDV
- a CDS encoding DUF4397 domain-containing protein; amino-acid sequence: MTRTRPTALESLDGAGRSIQIAGSEGEHDPVFTVNDHEHEDESDTPLTAVRVTHLAPGAPSVDVAVDGESIVSGIASERTTPYFVVEPGTHDVTITATGDEETVFYDESIALETAFYTIAVLDAPEEAVRVELLSDAGSALLRLVHAAPDAPAVDVRDAESERAVFDGVAFGRGTNYVALPSGSYTLEVVPAAAGNGASGVSAGGGEARGGESETSDGEEPSDDEETTNDEETSADGENRTDQSQDAVATVTVELEANTAYTAFAEGFLDPDTDTDRPDRAFTVQLTEDGPAALEESEVEPEPGSEPESGERAPGDDDDSDRGDNGDEAGMDETDGGADDGDDDGDGAPQDDTNRD
- a CDS encoding NUDIX hydrolase; translated protein: MPTDPLSWETVDSDVAYSCPGFDVVTQTVRLPDGSETDFDYLSEPASVCILPLTDDGQVVCIEEWRQAVSRVSRGLPVGTTEPDDDDLEAAARRELAEETGYRAETLEALLTVEPANGLADSVVHFFLARGCEPASEQRLDHDESIRASSMDYETFLESVREGTIRDGRAVLAVAYYELLSQSKRSFD